A single Bacillus sp. HMF5848 DNA region contains:
- the argF gene encoding ornithine carbamoyltransferase, whose translation MMSTLSKSLKGLDVLTLKEFTEEDILFLIQQALTLKAKHEQGEIITTLRGKTLALIFDKPSTRTRVSFEAGMMQLGGNAMYLSGRDLQLGRGEPISDTAKVLSQYVDAIMIRTFEHSKLEQLAEHASIPVINGLTDDHHPCQVLADLMTVMECKGDLKGNKMVYIGDGNNMAHSLLIGSAIVGMDCTVICPKGYEPKKEIILEAETLAHVSGANLKVSHDLTDVSGADIIYTDVWASMGQEEEATLRLQAFKHYQVNDEIVGMAKPDYIFMHCLPAHREEEVTATVIDGPNSVVFQQAGNRLHAQKALLQALLA comes from the coding sequence ATTATGAGTACACTATCGAAAAGCTTAAAAGGGCTTGATGTTTTAACGTTAAAGGAGTTTACGGAAGAAGATATTTTATTTTTAATACAACAAGCTCTTACATTAAAAGCTAAGCATGAGCAAGGAGAGATTATAACAACTTTACGTGGGAAAACTCTGGCACTAATATTTGACAAACCGTCAACACGTACTCGTGTATCCTTTGAGGCAGGAATGATGCAGCTAGGTGGCAATGCTATGTATTTAAGTGGTCGAGATTTGCAGTTAGGTCGGGGTGAGCCAATATCAGATACGGCAAAAGTACTTTCACAGTATGTGGATGCTATTATGATACGTACCTTTGAGCATTCTAAACTGGAACAATTAGCCGAGCATGCATCGATCCCGGTTATTAACGGGTTAACAGATGATCATCATCCATGTCAGGTGTTAGCTGATTTAATGACAGTTATGGAATGTAAAGGTGATTTAAAAGGTAACAAGATGGTTTACATCGGGGACGGCAATAATATGGCGCACTCATTACTAATTGGCTCTGCGATAGTAGGGATGGATTGCACGGTGATCTGTCCTAAAGGCTATGAGCCAAAAAAAGAGATTATACTGGAAGCGGAAACGTTAGCGCATGTGTCAGGAGCTAATCTCAAAGTTAGCCACGATCTAACAGATGTTAGTGGCGCAGACATTATTTACACAGATGTATGGGCAAGTATGGGGCAAGAGGAAGAAGCTACATTACGATTACAAGCATTTAAACATTATCAAGTTAACGACGAAATAGTAGGCATGGCAAAGCCAGATTATATATTTATGCACTGTTTGCCCGCCCATCGTGAAGAAGAGGTCACAGCGACAGTAATTGATGGACCGAATTCTGTCGTTTTTCAACAAGCTGGCAACCGTCTTCACGCTCAAAAAGCATTATTACAAGCTCTGCTTGCGTAA
- a CDS encoding undecaprenyl-diphosphate phosphatase encodes MEKLYELIKYLFLGMFQGFTEPIPVSSSGHLVLAQDYLGIENIGMTFELLVNTASLLAVLLIYRNDLIRLATNGIKYTITRQEESKADFRFIIYLIIATIPAGVIGVTMDDYIASIFKESTQLVGITLIVTGIALWLIRNLKGRKQDGDLRLRDAIIIGLAQAVALIPGISRSGATIVAAMGLGMKQETALRFSFLMFIPVSFGGMLLSFSDLAQDPNLNALAIPYTVAFIGSLVASYFSLKWFMNIMARGNIKYFAYYCLIVGPLVAIFG; translated from the coding sequence ATGGAAAAACTATACGAATTAATAAAATATTTATTTTTAGGCATGTTTCAAGGCTTTACTGAACCTATTCCGGTTTCATCAAGCGGTCATTTAGTACTCGCTCAGGATTATTTAGGAATTGAAAATATCGGGATGACGTTTGAGTTACTCGTTAACACAGCATCGTTACTTGCTGTACTACTTATTTATCGCAATGATCTAATTCGTTTAGCTACTAATGGTATTAAATATACAATTACAAGACAAGAGGAGAGTAAAGCAGACTTTCGCTTCATTATATATTTAATCATTGCTACGATTCCTGCTGGAGTCATTGGCGTAACAATGGACGATTATATAGCCTCAATTTTTAAAGAATCAACACAACTCGTAGGTATTACACTTATTGTCACAGGTATTGCTTTATGGTTAATTAGAAACTTAAAGGGTCGTAAGCAAGATGGAGATTTACGTCTTAGAGATGCGATTATCATTGGATTGGCACAAGCTGTTGCACTTATTCCTGGCATAAGCCGCTCAGGTGCAACTATTGTTGCGGCGATGGGATTAGGCATGAAGCAAGAAACAGCTTTACGCTTTTCATTTTTAATGTTTATACCCGTTAGCTTCGGTGGCATGCTTTTAAGTTTTTCCGACTTAGCACAAGATCCAAATTTAAATGCTCTTGCTATACCATATACAGTCGCGTTCATAGGTTCACTCGTAGCTTCATATTTCTCACTTAAGTGGTTTATGAACATTATGGCGCGTGGTAACATTAAATACTTTGCATATTATTGTTTAATCGTCGGTCCACTCGTTGCTATTTTTGGATAA
- a CDS encoding YjzC family protein has product MGQRRHFKPGDKAPNNGLYIEIGETGSGVMNPKKLRLHAGERFPETSNHNRIWTYFPKF; this is encoded by the coding sequence ATGGGACAACGTAGACATTTCAAACCTGGAGATAAAGCACCAAACAATGGGCTTTATATTGAGATTGGAGAAACTGGCAGCGGCGTTATGAATCCTAAAAAACTTCGTTTGCATGCAGGTGAACGGTTCCCAGAAACATCAAATCATAACCGGATTTGGACATATTTTCCCAAGTTCTAA